One Haliaeetus albicilla chromosome 11, bHalAlb1.1, whole genome shotgun sequence genomic window carries:
- the CLRN3 gene encoding clarin-3, which translates to MPSRKKTTMFASAFFTCICSFVIICVVLATQHWMSSKVRFSGTNSSITVSLTYGLFSGTCEQFVDVGLQVSERTFQVAENLRNPKTKSMIVAIIVILVLSLLSSLLSSGFTCTNAVSNPYQTFLGPTGVYTWNSLCGIFTLIAMILFPVNIEENGLSVELACGCFSVLQTQIKSEHTYGYSYWIMLLIIFLNITSIIIIYFYDHARYSKKKEQEGPIENAPKDVILF; encoded by the exons ATgccatccagaaaaaaaacaaccatgtTTGCATCTGCTTTTTTTACTTGCATTTGCTCTTTCGTGATAATCTGCGTTGTGCTGGCAACCCAGCACTGGATGAGCAGCAAGGTTCGCTTTTCTGGCACAAACTCCAGCATTACCGTGAGTCTCACCTACGGACTTTTTAGCGGTACCTGTGAACAGTTCGTCGATGTGGGACTTCAGGTTTCAGAAAGGACTTTCCAAG TTGCAGAAAACCTGAGGAACCCCAAGACGAAAAGCATGATTGTTGCGATTATCGTGATTCTGGTTCTCAGTTTACTGAGTTCCCTTCTGAGTTCTGGATTTACCTGCACTAATGCTGTCAGTAATCCCTACCAGACGTTTTTGGGACCCACTGGAGTCTATACCTGGAATTCCTTATGTG GAATCTTCACACTTATAGCCATGATTCTTTTCCCTGTGAACATAGAAGAAAATGGCCTGTCTGTAGAATTGGCCTGTGgatgtttttctgttctgcagacaCAAATCAAATCTGAACACACATATGGATATTCATATTGGATCATGCTGCTCATCATTTTTCTGAACATTACTTCTATCATCATCATATATTTCTATGACCACGCAAGATATTCTaagaagaaagaacaggaaGGACCCATTGAAAATGCACCAAAAGATGTCATTCTGTTTTAA